The following nucleotide sequence is from Lathamus discolor isolate bLatDis1 chromosome Z, bLatDis1.hap1, whole genome shotgun sequence.
CACTAAGCACACAAACTCTTCCAATGTAACTTGTAGCAGAGAATAAACTATGGATTCTTCACTGAAGTCTACTTGGATTTCTGTCAGAGTGGTGCTTATGCTAAGGATAGAGTGGTGGGATACGTGGTAGGGAAGAAGCATCTGCAAAGCTCGTGTGACAGAGGCTGTTCTGTGGAGGTACTGTGAGGTAGTCCTCCAGCAGTGGCTCTGTGCAGCCAGTTTGTGATGCATATTTCTTCAGATGTTGGTCCTGCAGATAGTAAGGTACGAAAGAATTCCCTTCCAGTCTACCAGGGAATGCTCAGTGTTTTAACGGGagctgtgtttttcttaaaacttgcACCATTTTCCCGTTTATGATTGATGTTGCACTCTGTTTAAAAACCAGGTGCTGAAAACCACTGAGCAAAACTGCATATGTTAAATTAGCTCATTGAGCCTTCTTAAATTCTGAAGGTAGAACAGTCTTTCCCTCGGCATATGGACTTTCACTACAGCAACCAATAAATAGGGAAAATGgggtctttctttcttttttcttttttttttttttttttttttaggatagGGGAGTTGCTACTACTTATcaaaattctatttattttttttttatgtaatgtAAAACTGGGGATCACAGGAGTAAATTTGCCTTCTGGCAGTGTGAATGTTGCATTTTAACAGGCAGCATTTTTTGGGAGTGCTGTTTAGCCAGCTgtatgaaataaagcaaaacttaAAACTGTGCTTAGCACTTCGTAGTCTTGCTGGAGTGTCTGACTTGTACAAGTGAACTGGGCTAACTTTAAGGTTGCAGGGCTAACGCACAGTACTTATGCAGAAAATAATACACTTTCCAAAAAGGCATAAGTAGATCACCCTACCTAAGTGGCATGCTAAAATATTAAAGGCTAGTCACTCTCCTAGACTACTTTGCAGGCCTTGGTACTCTATGCTTTGAAGTGAAACCATTTCCTTAAATTCTGCTGCTGGGATAAAAATCCATTCTGATCAAGCAGCAGGGTTGAAGCCTGTGCCACATTCCCACTGCACAGGGAGATAGTTTGCAGAGGGGCAGTCTTACAAAAGCAAACAGCCAAAGGGCTTTTGTCTTTAgtacatgaaaataaagcagcacCGTCCatgttctctttttcctctgtgcctGCATCCCTCTGTTCCTCCTTAAGGTGTGGAGAGTTGGGCCGTGCAGGTGAAGGTAAGATGGCTGTGAGTGGAGGAGGCGGATCTCATCCCCTCCTTGTTGAAGGTGTTAGTACTGGGGACCACAGTGACCAGTGCTGGCTCACGCCCAGACTCTTCCTCTTTCAGCCTGTGTAAACCCACTCACTGGAACTAGAGTGTCACCGTTCATACCATTGAAAACCAAAATGGAAGCTGTGAAAAGACTTGTCTCTGTGTGGATTAGCTTAGTAAACAGTGTAAAAACGGGAaggaagcttttgtttcctgCGCTCGACCAAATCTGGCAACTGTGCTCTTGTTCAGACTCGCAGGCTAGGAAATGTTGTCTTGCCTTCTGGTGCTGGCATGTTTCTATACCCTTTCATATCTCTCTGTATAAATATACTTTGTGCATTGTTTACTATGGAACTAGTATTGATGGAGAAAAACACTTTGAGGTAAAACTGTTTGTAATTCTCTATTAgtgtgtacattttttttttaaaaaaagctctGTTTTGTTTACCTCAATTAACTTAATGGAATGGACCAGTAAATGTATTAAAAGATGACTCCTTTACCTAgaataaaatctcatttttgCAGCCTTCACCGCTGAAGTGATGTGTGTACTTATTTTGCTGGGCAGCTCGCTATCTTACTGCAGAAGTACCCTTCCCTTAAAATCTAGTCATGCTGCTGATCCTGTACTATATCTGGTATTACTTGAAAGTGATGGCTGGAGCTAAGGGAAAGATTGCaagtgtatgtatgtgtgtgtgtgtgggggggtaaTGACAGGATTGACAGCGACTTCCTCAGAATAAGGGGTTGCATAGTGGGTAATTGACTTCTGGTTGCTGCATCCCTGGCTTGAACTGGCTGATTTGCTTTCAGATTATTTCAGTTACCGAAGggtttttaatttgcttttacttAGTCCAGGAGCTTGGAAGCCACTTAATCCTTGTTAATTCAATTAGTATGTAAGTAGACATATAATTTAAGCCCTGATCCCTCTGGAGCATGCCAGTCTTTTGAATCATGTTTGGATTTAGCTGCCAACATCTTACACCAATTGCTGTATTGTATGAGGTTCCTATAGGTAGGGATTTCAATCCAGTATAAAGAGTTTTATTTCTACCACAGGTAATTAACACTGAGTATTATCTGGTATCGGTGTCCCTACACCTCTGTAAAGCCCATAGGAGTAGTGCGCTGCACTTAGCTGTTCATAACCTGCTACAAGAGTAGTACACCCTGGTGGTGTGAGTTGAAATGCTGGCTTTTGAGTCATAGGTGTCCTCCCATGAGCTGTGTTAAAGCACTGCTCAGGGACAGTGTGGCAGTCTcccagaaaacagcagtgtgAACATCTGTTCATGAGTGTTTTATTGTAGGGAATTACTAAAAGTGTCTTAATCTtacatttaatgttttttacAGTGGTGTTTCTGTGTGTAGTAATCTGTATAACATCGATCGGTCAGGCTGACACATCTTCTGTAGCAGCTGGAGAACAAGTGTGTCCTGCTGACAACTGTGCACATGTGGCTCTTGGGCCCCTGCTTCATCAGCTGAAGGCACAGAGCCCTGAGGTTTCCTAATGAACAGATGGGTAGGAACTAATGAAAAACTGATCCTGTGCTTTCCCCTTCCACACTGAATGGTGTGTCTAGAAATGCCATTTTCATTTCTACCCTGTTGTCCCTCTGCATAATTGCCAACCAGCCTAGCAGGAAAGTGAAATGCTGTGAAGACTGCTGGTGTTCAATAGCCAGTGCACGTACTCTGTAAGATGATGTACTGCAGAAATAACAAGGCAAACTTCTTTGTCCTGGGTGAGCTCAGTGGCTGAAAGCCTGTGGCATGCTGTGAAATGGAAACACAAGTTGAGATGCTTCCCGTCATGATAACTGTAGTGACTAATGCTTGGCAAGTCTTGCATTTTGGTAAGTTGAAGAGTTGATTAACACCAAAAGAGGCTTTAGCTGGTACAGCCTCTATCAGTCGGTCAGAATCTGAAGGGAGCCAGTGGTTGAACGTTGCTTAATGGCCACGATGCTGtaaagagcaataaaaatgcAAGTTACAAGAGAGCTAGAAAACTACTTTCTGAAACTACTGTTTGATtattattcccccccccccccccccatcaatTCTTTAGTTTAAAATTCACTGTGGTGTCTGTAGCTGGCTGAGTGCTTGTGTGATTTCTCTCAAGGATCTGCCAGCCTTGTGTACAAGTAATGATAGTGGCAACATTTGTCATCGTTTGGACTTCAAGTCCTAGTAACGTGTGTTTGTGCTGATAATGGTGCTAACTTCTATTTGCAGCCTGCATTAAAAGCAGTTGAGTAGCTAGCAGTGACTTGCAGCAGGGTTGTGGTAAGGAACGAGTCACTTTTGTGTCTGGAAAGCAtgaggaggaaagcagagccAGGGAAATGATGAGTCTGAAGTAGCCTTCCCCACGCCACCAGTCCTGCTGACACCGGGTGTCAAATgtgctcacaagagcagaaagcCAAGCCAAGCCAGAACCGATGGTGTAGGACCTTTCCTTGTagcattgctttttcttcctaagTGATAATATTGAAGTCAGTATGCATTaaccatatatatatgtatatatttacaaaACCATGTATTAAAAATGCCTTTAGACTTATACTTGCTCCTGAAATTCACCTATCAGTTGCTCTGTAGCTGCATGTTTGGGCAAATTCATTGGATCAGAGAAATGACCACTTCCTTTACCATGTAATGgtttctctttgaaaaaaaCACCTGAGGGAGACTCAGATTATTCCTTTCTACCACAGTGAGTAAGTAAACTGTAATGGATTTTTGAAAGAATGTTTTACTTTGTGCAGGATTATTCCCTCATTCTACTTATTACAATTTTTGTAATACCAAGCATTACATTTGTGTGAAGGCTTTGTCCCCCGGGATTATCAGCTCTTAAACTCTGCTAAATATTCTTCCTACAGTAATTCATGTTACATTAAACAAGAGAAGACTAACAGCATTAGATAGATCACTTGCAAGTTTCAGTTTTTGAATGTCCTTGATATTTCTCAACTTATTTCTGcaaaatttgtatttcttccaattttctttttcattttaactttaCTTAAAAGAAGTTTAagtttacttaaaaaaatcccacctgTGTTATATACTTTAGACACAGAATCAGGTAACATTGAGAAAATACAGCATGTCCTTTTGGACAAAACCCTTCCTGTTCCTTACCTCAAAGGGAGAAGAGTCAGGCAGCCAACTAGAAAAGACAAGATGAAACAGAAGCCGCTGTACCAGTTCAGTGTGTTTTGATAGATCTTGTTGTAGACTGTAGATGTCACTACTCCTGTGGTGACTAAAGACAACTGCAGCAGGACAAACACCTTACCTGTAAACCAAGAACATGGTTCGTTACAGGGAGAAAAAGCCAGTTCTGGTACGTCTTGATGAATACTGGATCACCACTGTGTGGGAGAGCCAGGTGGTCATTGCTTCGTAGGCACCAGATGGCATGAGCTTGTATCTGCTTCTATTCGAGATCAGAATTCAgtgccttttccttcttttaggCTGAAAGATTCACCCAGCAAACTGCTTAATCAGTCTACACGTAGAGGTAACTGCCTGGAAGACCAGCAATAAGCTGGGCAGTAAGTGCTCCTTTCCCTTTGAAGTGGAAAAGTATTTTTGGGctagcatcttcaggacaggaGAGACAGGAGAAATTTCAGTCAGGGTCTGCTTCTGCATTCAATCAGAATAATGGTCCACTGGGTTCCAATATGCCCCGAAACGGGGAGGTGTGTGTGATTTGGACAGAGAAACTGAATTCTAGTTAAACAGCTTTTGTGCTGAAGTGCACCCTTCTGTTTCTGTAATGGTGAAAGGGGGAAGGTGAAGTAACCCATCCTGCTGGGATGTGCAAGCTGGGAGCAAGGTCAGTGCTATACAGTGGGCTTGCTGCCTTGGCAGCCTTCTCCAgttgcacagcagcagcagccacaactGAAGGGGACAGCACTGCTaccagggctgctctgcttcatggcccagctccagagctgatCCGCCACTGTAATAGGGTGCAGCCTGCATGGCTCAAGGTGGAGTTTAAAAACATCATCAGGATTAATAACTATGACTAATTTGGGGTGTGAGCTGCTACCTGTGTGGTGGGTAGGCGAGTTTGCTATGGAGCATGGTGAGGAATTATCTTAGTGACAGAGCAGTATTGTGTTCATATGGTACAAGGGAAAAGGATTGCTGTAGGAACGGGTTTGGAGGAGACATGAACAGCCAAGGTTCTGAGGTCTTATTTGAATGCATGGCTAGTCCTGTCTGTTGTGTCTAAATCCAGGTCATTGGGGTAAAAATTGTAGCCTTCAATACAGtgttgtaaaataaatatattttactgttttctaatgcatttttttacataaaataattCCTGCTCCTGTTTACCAGTAAGGGCTGATTTTTATGCAAAGGTTATCCTTCGTTAGTTAAATCATAGTCTGACAGGAATAAATTGCCAGGAAACACTTGAAGATGTGTTTAGAGAGCATAactgaaaaaaagctgaaagaaatcCACCCTTTCCAAAGCTGGAAGTAAAAGAAGTCAAATATAAATGGTGTATGTATCACAGTGCTGCAACTCAGTGCCTTGCTTCTCTTGTTttcccctggagtactgtgttttTGAGCAGTACCTCTGgtgtttttcctgcctttgaGCTGCACACTGATAATCATCTTCAGAAGCATGTGCTGAAAATTGTGTGGTTAAATGATGTAACTAAGGACAAGAAGTTCCGATGTGACAATCTTGTCCTGCAAGTTTCTCTGCTCCTCCCTTCCCATTTGTGGTACCAACTGTTCCAGTTTTATTATGCAGAACACAGATTGCAACAGTAACTTGCCTTTCTCTTTGTACCTTAGGCTGAATGGAGGGATTAGAGGTTTTTTGGCTGGTAAGACAACCAAAGCACTTACCATAAGATGATCCTTCAACATGCTTGGATAACATGGATCTGATGGTTGGTAAAGGGATGAGGGCAAAAAGCATCACTGCCCGTGCTGCAATGTAATGAGCATGTGGTTATCATCAGTACCTGCTTCTTGTCTCCCAACACAACCACCACTGCTTTTGAAGACTATGGGCAGAGCCTTTGCTGCACTTTTTCTTGTCCCTTGAGTACCAGAAAACAGTACAGATCTTTGGTAGGAGTGTAGGTCCTCACTCCACGCAAGCGATGCTGGGTAAGCCACCTATTGCTCCCACCAGCAGAGGTACGTTGCCCAAACCAGCTGTAGTCTCTTGGTGTAAGCCTGAAAATCCAGTGTAGCACTGTCCTTTGAGAGTGATGATTTGAGTCTAACTAGCAGAAAGAGCATCCCATGCTACATGGCTTTGACATGAGCAATACCCTTGTCACACTACAGCTGTTTTCTATTTTGGTGCTTCTGGCTTGCAGTATTTTAGGCTTCTCTAGTGCTGGAACTTCTAGGGAGCTGGAATTACCTTCCTGTCAGGAGAACCAGCCTCAGTGAAGACTTGATCCATGTCTAGTGCACCAAGGTGTTTCTGCAACGGAGGGAACAAGCATTCTGCACACTGTGTAGCAGCATGTGTTCATGATGgactttaaatattaaaaagccccatttttaattcttttaattttcttttgtaatcATTTCTTCCCCAGCCTGATTGATGAAATGAATAAAATCTCTTAAAAAATTACGCTCAATGTTTGGCTTAGTACACAAATATAATCTTTCCCTTTAGAATAACTTTGACTTTCAATTTCTTATTCCCTGTAGGGGCAGACAGATAAAGCACTTCAGGCCATTTATCTTagacctttttctctttctagaaGAGAAACCTCAAAGCCATACAGCACACAATACTCTTTTAGATATGAATTATCCATCTCTTTGCCACAATGGATGCAGTTCTTGCAGAAGCTACCTACTAAATATAAACTTGCCTTTCCTTTGTTGTGGGATGCTGTCCCCTATGTTTATATACAGTTTGAGATTTGTACACTACATGATTGTGGTATTTAGTTGCTAGAGTAGCTCCAATATTTCACCATTAATTTTCCCATCAGGCATAAATGCCttaatgtaacaaaaataaatcacatcttGGGATGTTTGTTTCATAGGAAACCTTTgccatttgttttttgttgttgttgttgttgttgctgtagCCATAAGCTTTAACTCACAATAAGCAAGTGCTTGGATGACATGATCTACTGTGGgacgtccctgcccatggcaggggggttggaactagatgatcttaaggtcctttccaacccaaaccattctatgactaaTGCAGTGGTGTGGTCTGACTAGCTCCAATAGCCAGCAACAATTCCCACTCCCCTGTGGTGTGAGCATTGTTCTCCTGCTCTGATGCGGGCTATGACCAAGTGACAAATTACAAGTCAACCAACCTTAAACTAACCTTGGCAGGAGTGTATGCCTCCTCTGGATATTGTAGGGTTGTGGGTGCCAGAGTACAAAGAGGGGTGATAGGGGACTGATAATGAAGCCCTCTTGGGCACTGCTCCTGTGACAATCTGCCTAGCTCCCTGCTCTGAAACTCACAGTGAAGCAGACCAAAAGCCCTTCTGATGCTGAAACACCCCGACCCCTTTCTCAGGATGTACTTGCTTGTGTGAGTGGTTGTTTGACTCACCAAGGTAGAAAAGGAATGTCCACCTAACGAAGGCCATGATGAGGATGCCAGCACTGAAGGATACCACTCCAATCATGATCATAGTTATATCCTTCAAGTATTTGGAGAACACAAATACACCTAGGAAGCTGGTGATGAAGATCACATACCCAGCAGCATTGCCATATCCAATTTGCACGGCATTCCAACTTAAAGGCTCCCTGAGCAAGAAGAGTGGGAGTATGTTCATCGCACCAACCACAGCGAGGTCATAGAGGATTGCTGCCATAAACAGCATGGTGAGGATGAGTTTCGAGGGGGATACTGGATTGGAGTTGCTGCTCTTTGTGTGGGCTGGTAGCTGGCTGCCCACCTCCTCTGCACTCTTTGGTTTGGCTGGGCAGGAAGCTGCTGGCTTGGGGACTGTCAGGACAAAAGTGCTGtagaggaagcagaaagcatAGCAAGCGATGCTGCAGCTCACCAGCACAGTGCCCTCTTGATAGCGGTCACTGAAGCCAATAAAGAGGTAGCCGGATGCCATGCTTCCCAGAAAGCCAGAAAGGCCATACACCAGCTCAATAATGATGAGCCGAAGGGACCTTTTGATCTCGGAAGAGCCCAGGGATCCCAGAGCCATGACACCTGCCCAGAGCGTGGTGAAACCGCCCGTCAGCCCATTGAAAGCAGCAGCCCCATACATCACCTCAATCGGCCAGCCCAGCAGgatcaggaggagcaggagagtTTTGGAACCCAAGTAGCCAAGAAGAGGGAAGCAGATGGGGATCTTCCGATGTATCCTGTCCCCCAGCTTGGACAAGCCATACGCTGACACCAGTGGGCTCAGGCCCAGGACAAGGTTGTAGATGATATAAAAGTTAGAGACAGCCTTTTGCTGAGCATCTTCCAGCACATGGGAAGGAGCAGTGGTGTTGGTCTGGTTGTAGTAGTTcttcaccaccagcagcagtgcCGTGTCGTAGAAGGCGCTGGCCACTTGGGAACCTGCGACCACGGGCTCAATCCACGTCCTCATCACGGCCACCCCCACCATGCTGCTGGCGACCTCCTCTTCCTGGGGAGAGCTGTGTTCAGGGAGATGTGCAGGAGGAAATGGCTCTTCagaagctctgctctggaggcaTGCTCAGGGAGGAGCAGCAAAGGGAAGAACAAAAACTGGGCTGCACAGGATCAGGGAGTTGTGCAAGAGATGATCTGGCCGGGAGGATATCTGCACCTCGCCTTGCTACACACACTTGCACACGCACATCCCTGCGCTGCTCTGATCCCCGGCTCACAGACAAGAGGCTTTTGTACCGCTGGAGAACGCCCTGAGCTCACGAACTGttgctgctcctcttcctggGTAGTTTCAACAGAGGTCAGATGACCCAGGGGAATTTCTCTCTCCCAATTTAGGAAGTGAAAATGATCAAGTAGTTGCTGCAATTTGGAGtgatggtttggggtttgtttggtttggattactttccccctccccccaccttcTGGCATCTTCACCTGTTTCCAAGTGGCTGCGGGAGCCGAGGATGGCTGTGTGCTTTTACTCAAGTAATCAGTGAGTTCCCCTTGCCACAAGctctttttcctgtcttctatACAAGCATGTTGTTGGCTGTTTTGCTCCTAAGTGCTCCTGTCTGCCCTGTTGCTGCACCGTGCCCATTATGTCATTGTTGTTTCAGTAACTCACTCAGGAAATTACACCAAAAAGAAACCAACGCTGAAAAAGCCTGGTTTTGGTAACCTGCCTCCCGCAGCTGCCACGCTGCCTGCTGTGGCCTTTGGCTTTGCAGTGTGGGAATTtccaggagaaaggagaaaagtccCCATTTATCCAAGGCACCGGCAACCTCAGCACCGCAGCGAGCTGCGCTGAGCTGGAGGCTGGGAGGGGGGAGAACCCCCCCTGCGGAAGTGTTCTCCAGTCCCCGCTCCAGAGGCCGCTAGCTGTGCCtcgctgcagtgctgctgccgcACGCAGCTTTGCAACCTGGCAGTCGGCCTTTGAtactgctgctgcccaggggggtCAAGCGAAGCGACTCACCCCAACCGGCTCCGGGTGCTTGTGTGTGACTGGAACAGGATATGGCGCAagcaggctgccagctccaAGGAAGATGCTTGCAGTCCCAGCTGCAGGAAATACTTGGGGGATATTTGGCAGCCTCAAAAATGCTAACTTGAATTGTAGTGATCTCATTCTG
It contains:
- the SLC46A2 gene encoding solute carrier family 46 member 2 isoform X2; this translates as MVGVAVMRTWIEPVVAGSQVASAFYDTALLLVVKNYYNQTNTTAPSHVLEDAQQKAVSNFYIIYNLVLGLSPLVSAYGLSKLGDRIHRKIPICFPLLGYLGSKTLLLLLILLGWPIEVMYGAAAFNGLTGGFTTLWAGVMALGSLGSSEIKRSLRLIIIELVYGLSGFLGSMASGYLFIGFSDRYQEGTVLVSCSIACYAFCFLYSTFVLTVPKPAASCPAKPKSAEEVGSQLPAHTKSSNSNPVSPSKLILTMLFMAAILYDLAVVGAMNILPLFLLREPLSWNAVQIGYGNAAGYVIFITSFLGVFVFSKYLKDITMIMIGVVSFSAGILIMAFVRWTFLFYLETPWCTRHGSSLH
- the SLC46A2 gene encoding solute carrier family 46 member 2 isoform X1, whose translation is MVGVAVMRTWIEPVVAGSQVASAFYDTALLLVVKNYYNQTNTTAPSHVLEDAQQKAVSNFYIIYNLVLGLSPLVSAYGLSKLGDRIHRKIPICFPLLGYLGSKTLLLLLILLGWPIEVMYGAAAFNGLTGGFTTLWAGVMALGSLGSSEIKRSLRLIIIELVYGLSGFLGSMASGYLFIGFSDRYQEGTVLVSCSIACYAFCFLYSTFVLTVPKPAASCPAKPKSAEEVGSQLPAHTKSSNSNPVSPSKLILTMLFMAAILYDLAVVGAMNILPLFLLREPLSWNAVQIGYGNAAGYVIFITSFLGVFVFSKYLKDITMIMIGVVSFSAGILIMAFVRWTFLFYLARAVMLFALIPLPTIRSMLSKHVEGSSYGKVFVLLQLSLVTTGVVTSTVYNKIYQNTLNWYSGFCFILSFLVGCLTLLPLSIVAIKQRSTTGSLQILTD